The nucleotide sequence GGAGGCCATTGCGGCGGCGCAGACGACGCAGCAGGAGCAGATGGCCGGCGAGCAGGGCATTGTGCTGAGGGACTTCGATGGCGTCCTGCAGCCGATCATCGAGTCCTGCACCAAGGACAGCATCTCTGCAGGTAAATATGAGTTCGGCGACCCGGCTGGATTCCATTATTGCTTGTTTGTAGTCTCGTAATCAGTCATATGTTAGCTAAAGCAGCATTGttgcaaacaaaaaacacacacTAAATGAATCCATACTACCTTTTGATTACTCCTTAATCCTAATTTAATTTCGCCAGTGACAATGACAATATGAGTAACCCGTTTGATATTGCAATTTTAGGCAAGAACTGGATTTTACAGCATTCAACCGACAGCGCAAAAATCAATGTCGTTTTACAATATCTTTTAAAGAAGTATGCCTCAGTTTTATAATTAATGACCTTCAACATGTATTAATTAAATTGTGTTTCTTTCTTTCAACGAGTGAAATACTAACCAAACATACAAAAACGAAATATCGAAAAACAAGCGAGAGATGATCGATTGAGCGATTGAGCGTTTGAGACTCCCCCAGAGAGGCTCGAGATTGATTCGTTGATTCGTTTTCGAAAGATGTTATGATCATGAGTAGAGTTCCCAGATCCGGAAGACTTATAGCTAGGGCCACACACCTAAACACATCATTTTACCTAATAAGTTTAACCATATATACACGCACAACAACACACCAACACTAAGCAGTAAAAAAGACAACCATCggacaaaaaacaaaaaagaaatcaaaaagaaagaagaccAACTAACAAAAATCATTATACTTGCACAACAAGTACTTTTGGCAATGTTGTTGTGCATTCAGAAAACtagaaaaatatgtttttcgtttgttaatttatttttagggCTTTGGTCAATGGTTCAACGTTTCAGCAAAAATTGCATCTTATATATTTAGTTAATGATATACTACACCACTGGTAAGTTTGCCAAGTCAATCACTAGCATAGTATAGTATTAAAAAACCACAGACCCCCTAAGACTAACCCACCGAGCAGTAACCCAGCTTAGTTGGTTAGTTTAGGTCATACTACTCGGACAGAACTAGACGAAACTCAACAACCTGACCTCGGACTTGAAACAGAAGACGTTAGATTAGCCTGTTGGTGAGTGCTAAGTGCAACGATGTATTTACAGCATGCGCAAGAACATCAATGACTTGAAGAACAGCCTCGAGAACGTCGTCATTCCGATGTTCTGCAGCGCCGACTTGAGTATGTATTTCCCCCTTCGAACCTTTGCTCTCGGATATTTAATGTTATTATATACTCACCCACAGTTGCCAGTAACGACCAGCGCCAAAAGTTGGCCAAGCTGTTGTCGCTGTGGGAGTCCAAGGCCAAGTTCTTCGATGCCTGCGTCATCTCAAAGCTGCAGTCACCGGACTCGTCTATGCAGGAGTACAAAACTAATCTGCAGAACATGTATCATGACATAACCGCCAAGTTCACGCAGAACACAAAGGTCACACTAGATAAGTAGGTAACCTGAAGTTTAAACTCTCTGGACATCGATTAACGTTAAACCTTCGTTTCATAGCTACCAAAAACAACATCAGATATTTATCCAGCATGCAAGCCAGCAAATTGCCCAGCTCGAGAAGCAGGCACAGCATCTGGAGCAGCAGATAATGGTGGCCCAGAAgtcccagcagcagcagcacatgCTGCAGCACCAAGGTCCTGGCGGTCCTCAGCAAAAGAACATACCATCGCTGATGTCCCACCGGATAGCAATGCCAGGAGACCGCGAGCACATGAACAACCAGGGTCCGCATGATCAGCAGCACCCTCAGGCGGGTAACAATATGTATCCAGGTGGTAACTtccatcagcagcagcagcaacaacagcagcagcagccttCGGGGAATCCCTTTGCGGATCCACGGGGACCGAACTTCTTCATTCCGGACATGTCAAAACCACCGCCAGGCTTTGCCGGGCCCATGCATCTCCATAACCAGGGACCACCAATGGGCGgccatcagcagcagcagcagcaacaacaacaacaacaacaaccgcCGCCGGGACAGTTTCCTCCAATGCAGGGACAGGGAACCGGCAATGAACCACCTGTTGACCTGGGGGTTCTCAGTGCAGCAATTCAGGCCTGCTTGCagatgcagcagcaacaccatcCCGATGACCCACAGCAGCAAGGACAGCAACACCAacttcagcagcagcagcagcagcaacagccacCACCAATGGCTGCCTATCCCCAGAGTCTGGTCAGACCCGGGCAGCCAGCCAGTGTTGATCAGGAACTGGACCTGGATGTGCTCAATGCGGCCATTCGAGCGGTTATAACCAATAAGCCCGAGGACGGTCCATTGGAGGATGGTCAACAGCCACTGCAGTCCGTCGAGGGCGAATCTGGAGAACCTGTTGTGATCGGAGAGCCGCAAATACCTACAGCGCCTTACTACGACTTGCCTGCGGGGTTAATGGTGCCGCTAATACGCCTGGAGGATTACAACTACAAATCCCTCGACCCCGCAGATATACGACTGCCAGCTCCAGCGCCACAAAGCGAGCGACTGACGAATGCATTGAATGCCTTCTATTCCGCACCATCTCACGATCGTCCCAGGGATACGTAAGTGGCTAAATCGAATGTTTTAGACGTGACTATATTACTGAATTACCTTGCAGTGAGGGTTGGGAGAAGCTTGGTCTCTATGAGTACTACAAGGTGAAGAATGCGGCGCGAAAGCAAAAGGAGGAGGAAATCAAGGACGGCATTCGGGAAAAGTCGCGCTCGCCCAGTCCCATTGTGCTCGAGAAACCCCTTCCAAAAAAGAGCAACAAGCGCGTTTATCGGtgagtttttaaatttgatgAATATAAGTTGTTAATTTCTTACTTTCTATAAGAGACCATTATTAAAAGACACCTTTAATTCCCATTTAAGATCCAAAAGTCGCAGTCGCTCCCGCTCAATTACGCCGCCCCATCGAGAGAGATCGCCCTCACGTTCGAGATCACGGTCGCGGTCCTTAGAGCGCTCCTCAACGCCGCCACCAACGAACCGCAGCAGGGTGGGCGGCGCAGGCTTAGGAGGAAGTGGTGGCAGCAGTCGCAAGGGACGCAACCGATCGCCGCGCAACGATCGGGACAACAACAGCAGTAATAATCGCGAGAACCGTGTAGAGCGCAGCAATTCCAATAGCAGCAACAATGGCAACAGCACCAACCTAAGACGCGTGGAGCGCGATAGATCTCCAACCCCTCCGAGTTTTTTGTAAGTGAAGAGAATCCATTAATCTTTCGATCAAAAAGCGCATATAATAGGCAACTGTTCAAGATCAATAGTTGAATCCTCCCATCACGTGGCTAGTATTTACAGAGAGTCCAACTAATGGTTAATTTTTCCTATCCCCAGGGGAAGCACCTTCGCCAAGCCCCAGGAATTCATCGAGGAATCAAACAAGGGCCACCAAATGCTCATGAAAATGGGCTGGGCGGGCACTGGCACTGGACTGGGCTCAAAGAACCAAGGTATAGACACGCCGATTTCGGGTGGTGAGGTGCGCGATCGTCGCGAAATGTACAAGGTAAGATAGCCTGCACACACCAGAAAATCAAAATCTAATCACTTTACCCACAGGGAGTGGGTGCCAATATGCATGATCCCTTTGAGAGCTTCCGCAAGAACAAGGGCGCAGCCTTTGCACATCGCATGCGTTCGCGAGACGACAAGAGTTAGGATCTGCCGCAGGCCAATAACTCCAGTTTTTTGTTTCCTTTAGACGagaaaatatacatttttataaaagcaAACTGAATATTTATATGTACAAAGTTAAGCTATAACATTTATGCTGGATTGAGCGGCCTTGGCGTTCACCTTCTCCAGGACCTGGACGAGACCCTTGCCAGGACCGCATTCGAAGGTGCGTGGAAAGTCGACGCCCTGCTTGCGCTCGTACATCTCGTGGAGGGTCTGTTCCCATTTGACTGGTCGTACGATTTGCTTGGGCAGCTGGGTGAGGATATGCTTGGCGTGGCGATAGGGCTTGCCATCCACATTGGAGTAAACCCTAATGACCGGATCCTGCAGGCGCACTGACTTCAGGGCTTTGGTAAACGGCTCCACGGCGCTTTGCATCAGTGGTGTGTGGAAGGCGCCGCTCACAGCCAATCTCTTCATCCGCCGAATCTTGAGGGCTTTGGCGTTTTGTTCCAGGAACTCGAGGGCCTCCACGTTACCGGCTACCACCTTGCAGTGCGGGTACATGTAGTTGGCGACGCCGCAGTAGGGCGACTCCACTCCCTTGTCCAGGCACCACTGCTGCGCCCGGGCACAGGCCTCGCCCAGATTGGTGTCCGGTCCGTAGAGCGTCATAGCCATAGCTCCGGCTGCCTGATCGCATGCCGCCTGCATAGCGGTGGCCCGAACTTGCACCAGTCGCAGAGCCTTGTCAAAGGGCAGGGCATCTGCATACACCAAGGCCGTAATCTCGCCTAGACTGAAGCCGGCGGCGGCCACACACGTTTCGATGGCCTTGGGCCGCTCCTCGCGCAACTGCTCCAGTGCCGCCAGCGAGGACACCATCACAGCCAGCTGGGCGTGCTCCGTGCGGTTCAGCTTCTCCCGCGGTCCCTCCAGGCAGATCTTGAGGAGATCGTACTTCAGCACCTCGTTGGCCAGCTCGAAGATGCGCCGGGCGCCGGGGAATCGAAGCAGCTCCTTGCCCATGCCCACGTACTGAGTGCCCTGGCCAGGAAAAAGCATAATACTCGTTTCCTTGGGATCGATGGTTGGCCGGCTTGGCTGATCCAATGGCTCTGCCAGCTCGTTGAGCAGCTGCTGTCGCTTTTCCAAGCTTTCCGACAGGACGGTGGCTTCTGTGGTCGCTTTGGCAGCATCGCTGCTCCAGCGGGACCAGCTCAAAGTGCCGGAAATCCTTGGCTCTCTTAGTAATCTGCGGGCGGCCAACATTTCTTTACAGAATTATTGCGGCATAA is from Drosophila suzukii chromosome 3, CBGP_Dsuzu_IsoJpt1.0, whole genome shotgun sequence and encodes:
- the scaf6 gene encoding calcium homeostasis endoplasmic reticulum protein isoform X2; protein product: MTKLIRSERIQRTANQPTKRNPPVGPDEPEDEADRGGHCGGADDAAGADGRRAGHCAEGLRWRPAADHRVLHQGQHLCRALVNGSTFQQKLHLIYLVNDILHHCMRKNINDLKNSLENVVIPMFCSADLIASNDQRQKLAKLLSLWESKAKFFDACVISKLQSPDSSMQEYKTNLQNMYHDITAKFTQNTKVTLDNYQKQHQIFIQHASQQIAQLEKQAQHLEQQIMVAQKSQQQQHMLQHQGPGGPQQKNIPSLMSHRIAMPGDREHMNNQGPHDQQHPQAGNNMYPGGNFHQQQQQQQQQQPSGNPFADPRGPNFFIPDMSKPPPGFAGPMHLHNQGPPMGGHQQQQQQQQQQQQPPPGQFPPMQGQGTGNEPPVDLGVLSAAIQACLQMQQQHHPDDPQQQGQQHQLQQQQQQQQPPPMAAYPQSLVRPGQPASVDQELDLDVLNAAIRAVITNKPEDGPLEDGQQPLQSVEGESGEPVVIGEPQIPTAPYYDLPAGLMVPLIRLEDYNYKSLDPADIRLPAPAPQSERLTNALNAFYSAPSHDRPRDTEGWEKLGLYEYYKVKNAARKQKEEEIKDGIREKSRSPSPIVLEKPLPKKSNKRVYRSKSRSRSRSITPPHRERSPSRSRSRSRSLERSSTPPPTNRSRVGGAGLGGSGGSSRKGRNRSPRNDRDNNSSNNRENRVERSNSNSSNNGNSTNLRRVERDRSPTPPSFLGSTFAKPQEFIEESNKGHQMLMKMGWAGTGTGLGSKNQGIDTPISGGEVRDRREMYKGVGANMHDPFESFRKNKGAAFAHRMRSRDDKS
- the scaf6 gene encoding calcium homeostasis endoplasmic reticulum protein isoform X1: MDVQPPRDASLRNIIDKLAEFVARNGPEFEAITKQKQQNNPKFEFLYGGEFASYYQFRVAAEQALLKQQGINQQLPPGGQSGHYMQQPPPMQQSQPPGHYAPPNQQPQHPPENAQDNMQQQSQHQWPPNSGNGGPPNIQQANGNAMAMNLTSQLDTIKMQQKTLREQIKQSESNLSAQHTALMNQKTKQIEEAIAAAQTTQQEQMAGEQGIVLRDFDGVLQPIIESCTKDSISAGKNWILQHSTDSAKINVVLQYLLKKALVNGSTFQQKLHLIYLVNDILHHCMRKNINDLKNSLENVVIPMFCSADLIASNDQRQKLAKLLSLWESKAKFFDACVISKLQSPDSSMQEYKTNLQNMYHDITAKFTQNTKVTLDNYQKQHQIFIQHASQQIAQLEKQAQHLEQQIMVAQKSQQQQHMLQHQGPGGPQQKNIPSLMSHRIAMPGDREHMNNQGPHDQQHPQAGNNMYPGGNFHQQQQQQQQQQPSGNPFADPRGPNFFIPDMSKPPPGFAGPMHLHNQGPPMGGHQQQQQQQQQQQQPPPGQFPPMQGQGTGNEPPVDLGVLSAAIQACLQMQQQHHPDDPQQQGQQHQLQQQQQQQQPPPMAAYPQSLVRPGQPASVDQELDLDVLNAAIRAVITNKPEDGPLEDGQQPLQSVEGESGEPVVIGEPQIPTAPYYDLPAGLMVPLIRLEDYNYKSLDPADIRLPAPAPQSERLTNALNAFYSAPSHDRPRDTEGWEKLGLYEYYKVKNAARKQKEEEIKDGIREKSRSPSPIVLEKPLPKKSNKRVYRSKSRSRSRSITPPHRERSPSRSRSRSRSLERSSTPPPTNRSRVGGAGLGGSGGSSRKGRNRSPRNDRDNNSSNNRENRVERSNSNSSNNGNSTNLRRVERDRSPTPPSFLGSTFAKPQEFIEESNKGHQMLMKMGWAGTGTGLGSKNQGIDTPISGGEVRDRREMYKGVGANMHDPFESFRKNKGAAFAHRMRSRDDKS
- the beg gene encoding probable malonyl-CoA-acyl carrier protein transacylase, mitochondrial, coding for MLAARRLLREPRISGTLSWSRWSSDAAKATTEATVLSESLEKRQQLLNELAEPLDQPSRPTIDPKETSIMLFPGQGTQYVGMGKELLRFPGARRIFELANEVLKYDLLKICLEGPREKLNRTEHAQLAVMVSSLAALEQLREERPKAIETCVAAAGFSLGEITALVYADALPFDKALRLVQVRATAMQAACDQAAGAMAMTLYGPDTNLGEACARAQQWCLDKGVESPYCGVANYMYPHCKVVAGNVEALEFLEQNAKALKIRRMKRLAVSGAFHTPLMQSAVEPFTKALKSVRLQDPVIRVYSNVDGKPYRHAKHILTQLPKQIVRPVKWEQTLHEMYERKQGVDFPRTFECGPGKGLVQVLEKVNAKAAQSSINVIA